The Triticum aestivum cultivar Chinese Spring chromosome 3A, IWGSC CS RefSeq v2.1, whole genome shotgun sequence genome includes a region encoding these proteins:
- the LOC123061345 gene encoding protein NSP-INTERACTING KINASE 3 → MASARLVALAALAVVCRSLLGLASAADDGEVRALLELKAALDPTGRLLPSWAPGRDPCARGGFEGVACDGSGAVANVSLQGKGLAGTLSPAVAGLRALTGLYLHYNALRGGVPRELGRLTRLTDFYLNVNNLSGPIPAEIGAMASLQVLQLCYNQLTGSIPTQLGLPNRLTVLALQSNHLNGAIPASLGDLPELRRLDLSFNHLFGSIPVRLARLPQLAALDVRNNSLTGSVPSELAKLEGGFQYGNNSDLCGTGLPDLRPCTPADLIDPDRPQPFSAGIAPQITPDGARGHCSGTHCPPSTKALAAVVVVAVILLAATAAGLLALSWHRWRKQRTAAGAPPMTTVGGRCSTEGEESKESFRKSASSTLVSLEYSNGWDPLADGRSGVGFSQEVSPSLRFNMEEVESATQYFSELNLLGKKNSKSKGGAGSSFAATYRGTLRDGTPVVVTRLGKTCCKQEEAEFLKGLKLLAELQHDNIVGLRGFCCSRARGECFLVHDFVPNGSLSHFLDVAGEDGGGGALGHGGRVLEWSTRVSIIKGIAKGIGYLHSTRANKPPLVHQNISADKVLVDYTYKPLISGSGLHKLLVDDLVFSTLKASAAMGYLAPEYTTVGRFSEKSDVYAFGVIVFQILTGKSKTMQLPFESGNVHDLIDGNMKGCYSATEAAKLAKIALVCTSENPEQRPNMEELLQELDTL, encoded by the exons ATGGCCTCCGCCCGCCTCGTAGCCCTCGCGGCATTGGCAGTCGTGTGCCGCTCTCTGTTGGGCCTGGCCTCCGCGGCGGACGACGGAGAAGTGCGGGCGCTGCTGGAGCTCAAGGCGGCGCTGGACCCGACGGGGCGCCTGCTGCCGTCGTGGGCGCCCGGGCGGGACCCTTGCGCCCGGGGCGGGTTCGAGGGCGTCGCGTGCGACGGCAGCGGCGCCGTCGCCAACGTCTCGCTGCAGGGGAAGGGCCTGGCCGGGACGCTCTCCCCGGCCGTTGCCGGCCTCCGCGCGCTCACCGGCCTGTACCTCCACTACAACGCGCTCCGCGGCGGCGTGCCCCGGGAGCTCGGCAGGCTCACACGGCTCACCGATTTCTACCTCAACGTCAACAACTTGTCCGGGCCCATCCCGGCCGAGATCGGCGCCATGGCCTCGCTGCAAG tgctGCAGCTGTGCTACAATCAGCTGACCGGGAGCATCCCCACGCAGCTGGGGCTACCGAACAGGCTCACCGTGTTGGCTCTGCAGTCCAACCACCTGAACGGCGCCATCCCTGCCAGCCTCGGCGACCTGCCGGAGCTGAGGCGGCTGGACTTGAGCTTCAACCACCTCTTCGGCTCCATCCCAGTGAGGCTGGCCAGGCTGCCTCAGCTCGCCGCTCTCGATGTTAGGAACAACTCGCTCACCGGCAGCGTGCCCTCCG AACTGGCCAAGCTGGAGGGTGGATTCCAGTACGGGAACAACAGTGATCTGTGCGGCACCGGGCTCCCCGATCTCCGTCCGTGCACTCCGGCGGACCTCATCGACCCCGACAGGCCCCAGCCGTTCAGCGCTGGTATCGCGCCGCAGATCACGCCGGACGGGGCCCGCGGGCATTGCAGCGGCACCCACTGCCCCCCTTCCACCAAGGCGCTGGCGGCCGTCGTCGTTGTCGCGGTGATCCTTCTGGCGGCGACAGCGGCCGGTCTCTTGGCCTTGTCGTGGCACAGGTGGCGCAAGCAGAGGACGGCCGCAGGCGCACCTCCGATGACCACCGTGGGCGGCCGGTGCAGCACAGAGGGCGAGGAGAGCAAGGAATCGTTCCGCAAGAGCGCGTCGTCAACGCTGGTGAGTCTGGAGTACTCCAACGGCTGGGACCCGCTGGCCGACGGGCGGAGCGGCGTGGGGTTCTCGCAGGAGGTGTCCCCGAGCCTCCGGTTCAACATGGAGGAGGTGGAGTCGGCGACGCAGTACTTCTCGGAGCTGAATCTCCTGGGAAAGAAAAACTCCAAGTCCAAGGGTGGCGCCGGAAGCAGCTTCGCGGCCACGTACAGGGGCACGCTGCGCGACGGCACGCCCGTCGTGGTCACCCGGCTGGGCAAGACCTGCTGCAAGCAGGAGGAGGCGGAGTTCCTCAAGGGCCTCAAGCTGCTCGCCGAGCTCCAGCACGACAACATCGTGGGGCTGAGGGGGTTCTGCTGCTCCAGGGCCAGGGGAGAGTGCTTCCTGGTGCACGACTTCGTGCCCAACGGGAGCCTGTCGCACTTCTTGGACGTTgcaggagaagacggcggcggcggtgctctcgGGCATGGCGGCCGCGTCCTTGAGTGGTCCACGAGGGTGTCCATCATCAAGGGCATTGCTAAAG GAATTGGATATCTGCACAGTACTAGAGCAAACAAGCCCCCTTTGGTTCACCAAAACATATCGGCGGACAAAGTTCTGGTGGATTACACCTACAAGCCCCTGATTTCTGGTTCCGGCCTGCACAAGCTCCTTGTGGACGACCTGGTCTTCTCGACCCTCAAGGCGAGCGCCGCCATGGGGTACCTTGCCCCTGAGTACACCACCGTCGGCCGGTTCTCGGAGAAGAGCGATGTTTACGCTTTCGGGGTAATTGTGTTTCAGATACTGACGGGTAAAAGTAAAACGATGCAGCTGCCCTTCGAGTCAGGAAACGTCCATGACCTCATCGATGGCAACATGAAAGGATGTTACTCGGCAACAGAAGCGGCTAAACTGGCAAAGATTGCATTGGTCTGCACGAGTGAAAACCCTGAGCAAAGACCCAACATGGAAGAGCTGCTTCAAGAATTGGACACCTTGTAA